One genomic window of Ottowia oryzae includes the following:
- the rplN gene encoding 50S ribosomal protein L14: MIQTESRLEVADNTGAKSVQCIKVLGGSKRRYASVGDIIKVSIKEAAPRGRVKKGEIYSAVVVRTAKGIRRGDGSLIKFDGNAAVLLNNKLEPIGTRIFGPVTRELRTERFMKIVSLAPEVL; the protein is encoded by the coding sequence ATGATCCAGACTGAATCTCGACTCGAGGTCGCCGATAACACCGGCGCCAAGTCCGTCCAGTGCATCAAGGTGCTGGGTGGCTCCAAGCGCCGCTATGCGAGCGTTGGCGACATCATCAAAGTCAGCATCAAAGAAGCTGCTCCGCGTGGTCGCGTGAAAAAAGGCGAGATCTACAGCGCCGTGGTGGTTCGCACTGCCAAGGGCATTCGCCGTGGCGATGGCTCGCTCATCAAGTTCGACGGCAACGCCGCCGTGCTGCTCAACAACAAGCTGGAGCCCATCGGCACCCGCATCTTTGGCCCGGTCACGCGCGAACTGCGCACCGAGCGGTTCATGAAGATCGTGTCGCTGGCTCCTGAAGTCCTGTAA
- the rplX gene encoding 50S ribosomal protein L24, translated as MNKIRKGDEVIVLTGRDKGKRGTVSLRVCPERVVVDGINVVKKHAKPNPMKGVTGGIIEKSMPIHQSNVAIYNKASGKADRVGIKTLQDGTRVRVFKSSGEEIKAA; from the coding sequence ATGAACAAGATTCGCAAGGGCGACGAAGTCATCGTGCTGACCGGCCGTGACAAGGGCAAACGCGGCACCGTGTCGCTGCGCGTGTGCCCTGAGCGCGTGGTGGTCGATGGCATCAATGTCGTCAAAAAGCACGCCAAGCCCAACCCCATGAAGGGTGTGACCGGCGGCATCATCGAAAAATCGATGCCCATCCACCAGTCCAACGTAGCCATCTACAACAAGGCTTCGGGCAAGGCTGATCGCGTTGGTATCAAAACCCTGCAGGACGGTACCCGCGTGCGCGTGTTCAAGTCCAGCGGCGAAGAAATCAAGGCGGCGTGA
- the rplE gene encoding 50S ribosomal protein L5: MARLQQHYREKVAPELIKKFGYKSPMEVPRITKITLNMGVSEAVADKKVMDNAVADLTKIAGQKPVVTKAKKAIAGFKIREQQPIGTMVTLRGVRMYEFLDRFVTVALPRVRDFRGISGRSFDGRGNYNVGVKEQIIFPEIEYDKVDALRGLNISITTTAKTDDEAKALLSAFRFPFKN, from the coding sequence ATGGCACGACTGCAACAACACTACCGCGAAAAAGTGGCGCCCGAACTGATCAAGAAGTTCGGCTACAAGTCGCCCATGGAAGTCCCGCGCATCACCAAGATCACGCTCAACATGGGTGTGAGCGAGGCGGTTGCCGACAAGAAGGTGATGGACAACGCTGTCGCCGATCTGACCAAGATCGCCGGCCAGAAGCCCGTGGTCACCAAGGCCAAGAAGGCTATCGCTGGCTTCAAGATCCGCGAACAGCAGCCCATCGGCACCATGGTGACGCTGCGCGGCGTGCGCATGTACGAATTCCTGGATCGTTTCGTTACCGTGGCCCTGCCTCGCGTGCGTGACTTCCGTGGTATTTCGGGTCGTTCGTTCGATGGCCGCGGCAACTACAACGTGGGCGTCAAAGAGCAGATCATCTTCCCTGAGATCGAGTACGACAAGGTGGATGCCCTGCGCGGCCTGAACATCAGCATCACCACGACGGCCAAGACCGACGACGAAGCCAAAGCGCTTCTGTCGGCCTTCCGTTTCCCGTTCAAGAACTAA
- the rpsN gene encoding 30S ribosomal protein S14: MAKVALIERELKREKLAAKYAKKHAELKAIANDAKRSDEDRAQARLALQKLPRNANPTRQRNRCELTGRPRGTFRQFGLGRAKIRELAFEGQIPGVTKASW, translated from the coding sequence GTGGCAAAAGTAGCTTTGATCGAACGCGAACTCAAGCGCGAGAAACTCGCCGCCAAGTACGCCAAGAAGCACGCCGAGCTGAAGGCCATCGCCAACGACGCCAAGCGCAGCGACGAAGATCGCGCGCAAGCCCGTCTGGCGCTGCAAAAGCTCCCGCGCAACGCGAACCCCACCCGTCAACGCAATCGTTGCGAACTGACCGGTCGTCCGCGTGGCACCTTCCGCCAATTTGGTCTGGGGCGCGCCAAGATCCGTGAACTCGCCTTCGAAGGCCAGATTCCGGGCGTGACCAAGGCCAGCTGGTAA
- the rpsH gene encoding 30S ribosomal protein S8, giving the protein MSMSDPIADLLTRIRNAQMVAKQTVSVPSSKVKVAIAQVLKDEGYIDDFAVKSDAGKSELEISLKYYAGRPVIERIERVSRPGLRVYKGSTSIPQVMNGLGVAIVTTPKGVMTDRKARATGVGGEVLCYVA; this is encoded by the coding sequence ATGAGCATGAGTGATCCCATCGCCGATCTGTTGACCCGCATCCGCAACGCGCAGATGGTGGCCAAGCAGACGGTGTCGGTGCCGTCCTCCAAAGTCAAGGTGGCGATTGCCCAAGTCCTGAAGGACGAAGGCTATATCGACGACTTTGCTGTGAAGTCTGACGCCGGCAAATCCGAACTCGAAATCTCGCTGAAGTACTACGCGGGCCGCCCGGTCATCGAGCGCATCGAGCGCGTCAGCCGTCCTGGCCTGCGCGTCTACAAAGGCAGCACGTCCATTCCTCAGGTCATGAACGGCCTGGGCGTGGCGATCGTCACCACCCCGAAAGGCGTGATGACCGACCGCAAGGCGCGTGCGACCGGTGTGGGCGGCGAAGTGCTGTGCTACGTCGCCTAA
- the rplF gene encoding 50S ribosomal protein L6, with protein sequence MSRIAKMGVSVPTGVDVQLKDELITVKGTGGELKLAPNSLVKISIEDGKLSFVPVDESREANAMSGTMRQMVNNMVVGVSKGFEKKLTLVGVGYRAQASGNKLNLAIGFSHPVNFEMPAGISVATPTPTEIVIKGADRQSVGQVAAKVREVRPPEPYKGKGIRYADERVVIKETKKK encoded by the coding sequence ATGTCACGTATCGCAAAAATGGGCGTGTCTGTGCCGACTGGCGTGGACGTCCAGCTGAAAGATGAGCTGATCACGGTCAAAGGCACTGGTGGCGAGCTGAAGCTGGCGCCAAATTCGCTGGTCAAGATCAGCATTGAAGACGGCAAGCTGTCTTTCGTGCCCGTCGATGAGTCGCGCGAAGCCAATGCCATGAGCGGCACCATGCGTCAAATGGTGAACAACATGGTGGTCGGCGTCAGCAAGGGCTTTGAGAAGAAGCTGACCCTGGTGGGTGTGGGCTACCGTGCGCAAGCGTCTGGCAACAAGCTGAACCTGGCCATCGGTTTCTCGCACCCCGTCAACTTCGAGATGCCTGCCGGCATCAGCGTGGCCACTCCGACGCCGACTGAGATCGTCATCAAAGGTGCCGATCGCCAGAGCGTTGGTCAGGTGGCGGCCAAGGTGCGCGAAGTGCGTCCGCCCGAGCCTTATAAGGGCAAGGGCATCCGGTATGCCGACGAACGCGTCGTCATCAAGGAAACCAAGAAGAAATAA
- the rplR gene encoding 50S ribosomal protein L18, protein MLTKKAQRLRRARQTRIRIAEKGVARLSVNRTNLHIYATVVSEDGAKVLASASTAEAEMRKSLGASGKGGNVAAAEAIGKRIAERAKAAGVEKVAFDRAGFAYHGRVKALAEAAREAGLQF, encoded by the coding sequence ATGTTGACCAAGAAAGCGCAGCGTCTTCGTCGTGCACGCCAGACGCGCATCCGCATCGCCGAAAAAGGCGTGGCGCGCCTCTCCGTGAACCGTACCAACCTGCACATCTACGCCACTGTGGTGTCGGAAGATGGCGCCAAGGTGCTGGCCAGCGCATCCACCGCAGAAGCCGAAATGCGCAAGTCGCTGGGTGCTTCGGGCAAAGGTGGCAACGTTGCCGCCGCAGAAGCCATTGGCAAGCGCATCGCTGAGCGCGCCAAGGCCGCCGGCGTGGAAAAGGTTGCCTTCGACCGCGCAGGTTTCGCATACCACGGCCGCGTCAAGGCGCTCGCCGAAGCAGCCCGTGAAGCGGGTCTGCAGTTCTAA